In a genomic window of Leptidea sinapis chromosome 14, ilLepSina1.1, whole genome shotgun sequence:
- the LOC126967917 gene encoding uncharacterized protein LOC126967917 isoform X1, translating to MESSEDDAGTATNASRPETARESNIGELENVSDTRTQQENTTQERSISDTHTMSENYFDGESVSSSPEQIANSSTEAVLDMIDEFVDGPGATKRIPLSVYTDSTAKSPSLDTLDVDCSSQSMSSERVYVDTSKHDSSPTNSECSKEPECQVECKESTKSESVAVPCVSNELVEEHAIPCTSNSNNGAQNNDQVQLSQLKEEILNKYEDTLAEVLHPVFQSSENDTVPSSDQVTNSPKNSENESEPQVSEVERALSEHVVKCVTSSDSKEVVVESAESTSSDNHFVSEVRLPVETPTQTPLLNHLEHLEYRPRPDSTVSSTVDSMLSSAPELSSECATKDVSSSSDAVSTVNDSVKLEEVRSMSEISICKAETTHTPKKIKLIRHRPTPVVNHTETVDKPPLLSINEQCQSTSSDIPHINKSINEVIPPETCSYIASKITQGVRSLLQRVENECSTSEQLKKDSNSCEEKKVEVECQDSENITLLSYLPIFNSVDSSLNSTVHNSPSNSCDIIKESNICESNNSNTVNESTMIGSSDSNNVLAEVIVFPTISKSVLDESSVKSCSNLAEPIDSFGGNLHDSTSTSDVSCSSVVRPSPSSSTSLSKEIFKEPTASILTHSNDTETEPVVSSPNKCSETGNKEHLQDKTESSTKELQKTVPKLTIKVGNKQNEESKCSIPKVTIKPLKPPHTDEVKTIPKNDNDTIQSATKISCKSLQKPAEKIHILHRKSSSSEVSESEYSENDESTSDQKSMSDEGPQDSVPKVTIKLGKPGTNTEGKFYTESNIPKLTIKGIQNSTEEGRESPSQLKVVICQSEETQIEKVPKLTIKTYTITDSQPQSPKLTIKPLKPPDPGDCEPIPENVDSIQKLKIQTESSSVEQQDVTSHVPKITIKIAKPDCEISHKSPKKSSYSDNSENIPFVTKINIKPIIEPVDNLEVTHKGDEKIPVVPKVTIKPVVKPNEPECNKEDAHNIQKINPKFIRSPESDSSDEKDSDDSKINSIKPSDDEETSKESENHSSETGNSSDENNYSLPVVTKMNTKEENIPYIKKLNIKPLVKPDSSAPLSPKKDRTSSPDTKSQHNIPFVTRLNIKPIVNPEDEEVESEDLKDLSVKHPPLLMKINRKTVSDSGFDSQYSIHNSDNEPCNSISENLPTKEMIPSSTLTIDTPCTKISDSKKNCIDYEKNLIESNSHEESQTHSPVSKEVNSNNSLNTDNKPSSEKYSNNSLSSNLSTVPIPKVDCKPEENCIDKSDKQKKYSSSETVSVNKDQSTKSHIEIIKQSPKEISKHLPNSNSTLLKQLLENRDECSEKIDDKIILTNCIESNVKNLTDDNVQNFSKKLQEENINIQDTTQNTANSSSPGILNIHNTQHLYEKVNDNITKPLEINISDKINQSCDQDSPRIIIKINKTDHGASAKIITEDSPKPENKTLSPVESRRKQIFNSKKKSSASSPEIVVGKRLRSSRIVQSPEKRNMGRSPSPDGSHSHLPKNECENEFSMQHVKRLKLGQLLSQKSLTIHPVVKSSTQNSPPNSMENKQNAKIINHPLLNNENCSKNGSSKLHNILSNLQSTQLKVVALNDLHQSDKKMRLGPEIKTDVSLDEATVEISSLDHSSSNISDTVFQENIESQDFNLSADPTAQDPLEVDFKTVVSEKVVSESEKVSTLIPMTPQPKKRGRPRKLPVSEGSKPPIVLPTPALEERPQRSLRLSRERPIILAKPRGRGRGRGRRIDSETKPHKEPEPVVETAHKFFISDQNSADIDPTSSRIKLPRLTEALDKMPSACLTPLTSRRRMSSTSEVNYYESDPSELKAVMETGLPRMENPFAKSTEVLSEIRGRGRGGRGFRGRGRASPRTPRGRGRGRGGGRGAMYMKETMGIYGRVCGPATTTVELFEEETCMMDDNATPSKPSHLLDEDSQSSVKSSTNESSKMKKSKFEDLFDSSKVWTASDVKEYTWPPFDRLNTDYQVMMIQEQVAMFLGVKGFKRRYPELKRRAIIGEEKAFLLSKGIVTEALCDLGITAVDASEVLDIMLSDYPHKYEEYRTYQRERQLTEPVPEPEEIKQEKIDRIEIKSDSRQGDSKPDLPKVDPEKLRQEMAAAAIASASEWNARLNAARGPACVDLQSMTIHRRRAPAPAPVVRVRPPHGLYPLALLPGQYQHTYRVYSPEELRYFPLNTALCAPPAPSLSASVPWPPPPDSDTECGSRASRASSDTDDTPRHRKRKKLTKVKRSSGCEGASGGALGVGAEEEEKVDTCRVCKLRLEANRKVTHERFLVCCNCNAKLHPSCVDLSPDTIRKCREYAWQCADCKTCGVCSRPADDDKMLFCDLCDRGFHIYCVGLNAVPEGRWHCVECAVCKSCGARSASGPEGAPRGPGAPLGSVTTPGSGAQWHHHTRRGPSGHKVYSHSLCTPCARAYRIGRYCPLCDRSFIGPKGTMQLVICKLCDRQLHQECVRRTGARVHVLDYTCSECRRGGITSRAAAVRLAPRTIATLFMAKRRFNKYAHRQYMQKCLQARDAPDVSDASDGDDTIL from the exons ATGGAGAGTTCGGAAGACGATGCGGGCACCGCAACAAACGCTTCCCGCCCCGAAACGGCGCGGGAAAGTAATATCGGAGAGCTGGAAAACGTTAGTGATACTAGAACACAACAAGAAAACACGACTCAAGAGAGATCTATTTCTGATACCCACACAATGTCGGAGAACTATTTTGATGGCGAAAGCGTATCCTCGTCGCCCGAACAGATTGCCAATTCAAGTACAGAGGCGGTATTAGACATGATTGATGAGTTCGTTGATGGGCCTGGTGCAACTAAACGAATACCATTATCAGTTTATACCGACTCGACAGCTAAGAGCCCTAGCTTAGACACACTGGATGTAGATTGTTCCTCTCAGTCTATGTCATCAGAGAGGGTATATGTTGACACATCCAAGCATGATTCAAGTCCGACTAACTCGGAGTGCTCCAAGGAGCCTGAGTGCCAAGTGGAATGTAAAGAAAGCACAAAATCTGAATCGGTAGCTGTTCCATGTGTTTCAAATGAGTTAGTAGAGGAACATGCAATCCCGTGCacaagtaatagtaataatggtGCACAAAACAATGACCAAGTGCAGCTTTCTCAGTTGAAagaagaaattttaaataaatatgaggATACACTGGCAGAAGTGCTTCATCCGGTGTTCCAAAGTAGTGAAAATGATACAGTCCCAAGTAGTGATCAGGTGACAAATAGTcctaaaaatagtgaaaatgaGTCTGAGCCCCAAGTGTCTGAAGTTGAAAGAGCACTTAGTGAACATGTAGTTAAGTGTGTGACTTCTAGTGATAGTAAAGAGGTTGTTGTTGAAAGTGCCGAGTCAACTTCAAGTGACAATCATTTTGTAAGTGAAGTTCGACTTCCTGTAGAAACACCTACACAAACTCCCTTACTTAACCATCTTGAACATCTAGAATACAGGCCAAGGCCTGATTCAACTGTATCCTCTACAGTTGACTCCATGTTAAGTAGTGCCCCTGAACTGTCAAGTGAATGTGCTACTAAAGATGTGTCTAGTTCGTCAGATGCTGTGTCCACTGTAAATGATAGTGTTAAGTTAGAAGAAGTAAGAAGTATGAGTGAAATAAGTATCTGCAAAGCAGAAACTACACATACACCTAAAAAAATTAAGCTTATTAGGCACAGACCTACTCCTGTAGTGAACCACACAGAAACTGTTGATAAACCACCCTTATTATCTATTAATGAACAATGTCAATCTACATCATCTGACATTCCACATATAAATAAGAGCATTAATGAAGTAATCCCACCTGAAACATGTAGTTATATTGCCTCTAAAATAACACAAGGTGTTCGATCATTACTACAAAGGGTTGAGAATGAATGTAGTACTAGTGAACAGTTAAAAAAAGATTCAAACAGTTGTGAGGAGAAGAAAGTAGAAGTAGAATGTCAAGACAGTGAAAATATAACTCTTCTATCTTATCTCCCTATTTTTAATTCAGTTGACTCTTCATTAAATAGCACAGTGCATAATAGCCCTAGTAATTCTTGCGATATCATAAAGGAATCTAATATCTGTGAatcaaacaattcaaatacaGTCAATGAATCTACGATGATTGGTTCAAGTGACTCAAATAATGTGTTGGCTGAAGTAATTGTATTTCCTACTATCTCTAAAAGTGTTTTAGATGAGTCAAGTGTCAAGAGTTGCAGCAATTTGGCTGAACCTATAGACAGTTTTGGTGGGAATTTACATGATTCAACTAGTACTTCAGATGTCAGCTGTTCCAGTGTTGTTAGACCATCACCATCTAGCAGTACAAGTTTGAGTAAAGAAATATTCAAGGAACCAACAGCTAGCATCCTCACCCATTCTAATGATACTGAAACAGAGCCTGTTGTGAGTAGTCCAAATAAGTGTTCAGAAACAGGAAATAAGGAACATTTACAAGATAAAACAGAATCATCTACAAAAGAGTTACAGAAAACTGTGCCTAAATTAACAATCAAAGTTGGAAATAAGCAAAATGAGGAATCCAAATGTTCAATACCAAAAGTAACAATCAAACCATTGAAACCACCACACACTGATGAAGTTAAAACAATTCCCAAAAATGATAATGATACAATTCAATCTGCAACAAAAATAAGTTGTAAATCATTACAGAAGCCAGCCGAAAAAATTCACATATTACATCGTAAATCTAGTAGCAGTGAAGTCTCCGAGTCTGAATATTCAGAAAATGATGAAAGTACTTCTGATCAAAAATCTATGTCAGACGAAGGACCACAAGACTCTGTTCCAAAAGTAACAATTAAACTTGGCAAACCTGGCACAAATACAGAAGGGAAGTTTTATACTGAGTCTAACATTCCGAAACTGACAATAAAGGGAATTCAAAACAGTACTGAAGAGGGAAGAGAATCTCCATCTCAATTAAAAGTTGTGATTTGTCAATCTGAAGAGACACAAATAGAAAAAGTGCCAAAGCtaacaattaaaacttatacAATAACTGACAGTCAACCACAAAGCCCCAAGCTCACTATTAAACCATTAAAACCGCCTGATCCAGGAGATTGTGAACCTATACCAGAAAATGTGGATAGTATTCAAAAGTTAAAAATCCAGACAGAGAGCTCAAGTGTTGAACAACAAGATGTTACTTCCCATGtgccaaaaataacaataaaaattgcaaaaCCTGATTGTGAAATATCTCATAAATCACCAAAAAAATCCAGTTATTCAGATAATTCTGAAAACATACCTTTTGTgactaaaattaatataaaacccATTATTGAGCCTGTTGATAACTTAGAAGTTACTCATAAAGGTGATGAAAAGATCCCTGTAGTTCCTAAAGTTACTATAAAGCCAGTTGTAAAACCCAATGAACCTGAATGTAACAAAGAAGATGCACACAACATTCAGAAAATAAATCCTAAATTTATAAGAAGTCCTGAAAGTGATTCATCAGATGAAAAAGATAGTGATGATTCTAAAATTAATTCTATCAAACCAAGTGATGATGAAGAAACTTCAAAGGAATCTGAAAACCATTCATCAGAAACTGGAAACTCTAGTGATGAGAATAACTATTCCTTACCAGTTGTGACAAAAATGAATACTAAGGAAGAGAACAttccttacataaaaaaactaaatattaaacCTTTAGTAAAACCTGATAGTTCTGCTCCCTTGTCACCAAAAAAAGATCGCACGAGTAGTCCTGACACAAAATCACAACATAATATACCTTTTGTTACAAGATTAAATATCAAGCCGATAGTGAATCCTGAAGATGAAGAAGTGGAATCTGAAGATCTGAAAGATCTCTCAGTTAAACATCCACCATTGTTGatgaaaataaatagaaaaactGTGTCAGACTCAGGATTTGACTCTCAGTATTCTATTCATAACAGTGATAATGAGCCCTGTAACAGTATTAGTGAAAACTTACCTACTAAGGAAATGATACCTAGTTCTACATTAACCATTGATACACCCTGTACAAAAATAAgtgatagtaaaaaaaactgtatagaCTATGAAAAAAATCTCATTGAATCTAATTCTCATGAAGAATCGCAAACACATTCTCCTGTTTCCAAGGAAGTTAATAGCAACAATTCTTTAAATACAGATAATAAACCTTCttcagaaaaatattctaataatagCTTAAGTAGTAATTTAAGTACTGTACCCATACCTAAGGTTGATTGCAAGCCCGAAGAGAACTGTATAGATAAAAGTGATAAGCAGAAAAAGTATTCATCTAGTGAAACTGTAAGTGTTAATAAAGACCAATCAACAAAGTCACACATAGAAATCATTAAACAATCACCAaaagaaatctcaaaacatTTACCTAATTCAAATAGCACATTGCTGAAACAACTTTTAGAAAATCGAGATGAATGTAGTGAAAAAATTGATGATAAAATCATTTTGACAAATTGTATAGAGTCAAATGTGAAAAATCTAACTGATGACAATGTTCAAAACTTCAGTAAAAAATTAcaagaagaaaatattaatatacaagaCACTACCCAAAATACTGCAAACAGTAGTTCACCTGGAATTTTAAACATTCATAATACacaacatttatatgaaaaagtcAATGACAATATTACAAAACCCTTAGAAATTAAtatatcagataaaataaatcagAGTTGTGACCAAGATTCACCacgaattataataaaaattaataagacTGATCATGGGGCATCTGCGAAGATCATTACAGAAGACTCACCTAAACCAGAGAATAAAACATTGTCTCCAGTGGAAAGTAGAAGAAAGCAAATTTTTAACAGTAAAAAGAAATCATCAGCATCTTCTCCAGAGATTGTAGTAGGAAAACGATTGAGAAGTTCAAGAATTGTACAAAGTCCAGAAAAGCGAAACATGGGAAGATCACCTTCTCCAGATGGATCCCATAGTCATCTTCCTAAAAATGAGTGTGAAAATGAATTCTCTATGCAACATGTCAAGAGACTAAAGTTAGGGCAACTATTATCACAAAAATCTTTAACTATTCATCCTGTCGTAAAGTCTTCAACTCAAAACTCACCACCTAACTCTAtggaaaataaacaaaatgcaAAGATCATTAATCATCCACTCTTAAATAATGAGAATTGTTCTAAAAATGGCAGTTCAAAACTTCACAATATCTTGTCTAACTTACAAAGTACACAGTTGAAAGTTGTCGCACTGAATGATTTGCATCAATCTGATAAGAAGATGAGATTGGGTCCAGAAATAAAAACTGATGTATCATTGGACGAGGCCACAGTTGAAATTAGTTCACTAGACCATAGCAGTAGTAATATCAGTGACAcagtttttcaagaaaatattgAGAGTCAAGATTTCAATTTATCTGCTGACCCAACTGCGCAAGATCCTTTAGAGGTAGATTTTAAAACAGTTGTAAGTGAGAAAGTTGTTTCTGAAAGTGAAAAGGTCTCAACACTTATTCCAATGACACCACAGCCAAAGAAAAGAGGGCGCCCAAGGAAATTACCTGTTTCTGAGGGATCAAAACCTCCTATAGTCTTACCAACACCAGCACTTGAAGAGAGACCACAGAGATCCCTTAGGTTGTCAAG aGAAAGGCCTATCATACTAGCGAAACCACGAGGAAGAGGACGTGGTCGAGGGCGTCGAATTGACTCTGAAACGAAACCACACAAGGAACCTGAACCAGTTGTTGAAACAGCtcataaattctttatttcggACCAAAACTCTGCTGACATAGACCCAACCAGCTCGCGGATAAAATTGCCCCGACTGACCGAAGCACTAGATAAAATGCCTTCTGCGTGTTTGACGCCATTGACTAGTAGAAGACGTATGTCTTCGACAAGTGAAGTGAATTATTATGAAAGTGATCCATCCGAGCTTAAAGCTGTTATGGAGACAGGTCTCCCGAGAATGGAGAATCCATTTGCAAAATCTACAGAAGTACTTAGTGAGATCAGAGGACGTGGAAGAGGCGGAAGAGGATTCCGGGGAAGAGGGAGAGCTTCACCAAGAACGCCGCGTGGTCGGGGTCGCGGCAGAGGCGGTGGAAGGGGCGCTATGTATATGAAG GAAACAATGGGAATTTATGGTCGGGTATGCGGCCCAGCTACAACAACTGTTGAACTCTTTGAAGAAGAAACATGTATGATGGATGATAATGCAACACCTTCAAA GCCATCTCATTTACTGGATGAAGATTCACAAAGTTCTGTTAAAAGTTCTACTAATGAGAgtagtaaaatgaaaaaatctAAGTTTGAAGATCTATTTGATAG TAGTAAAGTATGGACAGCATCTGATGTCAAGGAATACACGTGGCCGCCATTCGATAGACTCAATACAGATTATCAG GTTATGATGATACAGGAACAGGTTGCTATGTTCTTGGGAGTGAAGGGTTTCAAACGACGATACCCAGAACTGAAACGAAGAGCTATTATTGGAGAAGAAAAAGCCTTTCTGCTCAGTAAAGGAATCGTTACAGAAGCTCTGTGCGATTTAG gtATAACAGCAGTAGATGCAAGTGAAGTATTGGATATCATGCTCTCTGATTACCCTCACAAATATGAAGAATACAGGACATATCAGCGGGAAAGGCAACTAACTGAACCAGTACCGGAACCAgaagaaataaaacaagaaaaGATTGatagaattgaaataaaatctgACTCTAGGCAGGGGGATAGTAAACCGGATCTGCCGAAAGTTGATCCCGAGAAACTAAGACAG GAAATGGCGGCTGCCGCCATTGCATCAGCGTCCGAGTGGAACGCGCGACTGAACGCTGCTCGTGGTCCTGCGTGCGTCGACCTCCAGTCAATGACGATCCATCGCCGCCGGGCCCCTGCGCCTGCGCCGGTCGTGCGCGTGCGGCCGCCACACGGCCTGTACCCGCTGGCGTTGTTACCGGGCCAGTACCAGCACACCTACAGGGTCTACTCGCCCGAGGAGTTAAG GTACTTCCCGCTGAACACTGCGTTGTGTGCCCCCCCCGCGCCGTCGCTCTCGGCGTCAGTTCCATGGCCCCCCCCTCCTGACTCCGACACCGAGTGCGGCTCTCGAGCCTCCCGCGCCTCCAGCGACACCGACGATACACCGCGACATCGCAAG AGAAAGAAGTTAACAAAGGTGAAGCGAAGTAGCGGTTGTGAGGGAGCGAGTGGGGGAGCCTTAGGGGTGGGGGCGGAGGAAGAGGAGAAAGTGGACACGTGCCGGGTGTGTAAGCTGCGGCTGGAGGCGAACCGGAAGGTCACGCATGAACGGTTCCTGGTGTGCTGTAATTGTAATGCCAAAC TTCACCCTTCGTGCGTGGACCTGAGTCCGGACACAATCCGCAAGTGCCGCGAGTACGCGTGGCAATGTGCCGACTGTAAGACGTGTGGGGTGTGTTCTCGCCCCGCCGACGACGACAAGATGCTGTTCTGTGACCTGTGCGACCGCGGCTTCCACATCTACTGTGTGGGCCTCAACGCGGTGCCCGAAG